Part of the Methanomicrobia archaeon genome is shown below.
GATAAGATCAGGCTTGCCTCAGCCACGGTCGATATCGTGGGCTTTCCGGAGGTGCGTCTGAGGCAGCGCGGATGAAATAATTAACTGAAGGAACCGAACGAAAGAGGATAACGGGAAATGAAAGAAAGCTGGGACGAGTTCACGTTCGGAGACCGAACGTTTACCCCCGTTGTGCGAACGCTGGGCGAGCTGCAGGAGGTCCTTTATGATCAGGGGTTCTTAGTGACGGCGAGTATGGAGATGGTGCCGCTCTACTATATGTTCCGGGAGGTCGCGAAGAACGATGCGGATGCGCAGCAGATAGCAGCGCTCGGGCTGCGGTATGATATCACGATCATCCCTCCGATGAAGTTGGGCCTTGAATTTGTAAAGACTGCGGGCCATTACCATCCCTGCGTGCCTGGTTCGAAGTTGACCTATCCCGAGATCTACGAGGTACTCGAGGGTGAGGCGCATTACCTCCTGCAGAAGCGTGAAATGGCAGAGAGTGGCGGTGAAGCGATAACAGACGTCATGGTGATACAGGCGCGCCGTGGTGATAAGGTCATTATCCCGCCCAATTACGGACACGTGACCATCAATCCCTCGAAGACGACTCTGAAGATGGCGAACTGGGTGGCGCGGTCGTTCTCTTCGATCTACGAGCCGTATAAGGAACGCGGCGGCGCTGCGTACTTCGAGCTGACGTCCAGGAAGTTCGTAAGGAACGATCGTTACGAAGCCGTGCCGGCGATCAGGTTTCTACGGCCGGCCGCAACATGGCTCGAGGAGGTGGGGTTGAGTACCGTGATCCCGATGTACGAGCTGCTGCGTGAGCCCGCGAAGCTGGAGTTCCTGCTCAAGCCTGAGGTGTGGTTTCGGTGAGTGAGTAAGTGCATGAATGAGCATACCATGCAAGATCCGCGTTTCTGCGTTACACTCCCACCTGAAGAGGATCCGGATCCGGCACGTACCCGGCACGTCATACTCAAACGACCGCACGCCTCATGGTCACAGTCCGTCTTCTCGGTCAACCTTGGTGACAAGATCGTCCCCAATCGCGATTATCCCTATGAAGGGCTGTCTGTCCTGCTTGACGGCGAGAATTATCATTTCCTGGACGGGCTCGCGATGGGCGTGAAGCTGGGAGGCGATTATCTGAAGCTCACGGCCACCGAAGTGACTGTGTCGCCCTGGCGGGCCTCATTCACCTACAGAACCGAAGCTGGGCACCAGTATCTTCGCGCACACTACTACCTGCCGAGCCCAGGCTCGGCGCAGGACGGTATAATTGCGTGCGTATCGGTGGAAAGCAACGCGTCGAAGGTAGTGATCGAGCCGCTGGTGGACATACGGCACATGTACGAGCCTTCGCGTCCTGAAGAGCATGTCTGCAGAGCGTTACCAAACGGCCTGCTGATCGAGCGAGCCGCGAAGTATATGGCCATCACCACGCCAAACGCCTGCACCGTACAGACGGGGCACCGTTCGATCGAATGGTGGTACAAGCTCGGCTCGGGGTTCCGCGAGCCGACCGAAAGGGGCGTGGCGTTCAGGGGAGAGCGAAGAGTACTCCTCTCTCCCGGTGAACTGGAGTTATTTCTGGACGATACTGGTACCGCGTTACTTGTTATCTCCTGCTGCGGCTCGGAGTCTGGACTGAGGCAACGGTATAACGCGGCATTGGCGTGGCAGGCCGACGAAGCCGCAGAGCAGCAGCGAGCAGAGCAGATCGTACGCGCGCTCGATCATGCGGGCGCCTACCCTGCCGTTAGGTTCAGAGCGCTCGCGCTCGCTAACTTCGGGATGTACGTGAATGACGCTTTCTTCTACGAGGCCGGTGATTTCTGGTTCCGGACTCCCTGGTTCCGAGACATCTTCGAGGGGATCTTTAACAACATCGAGTTCCTCACGCGCATCGGGCAGGCCGGAGCAATCAAGACCATGATACTCCGGGCGTTCGCGTGCCAGGACGAATTCGGTCGAATTCCCAACCGGTTTCCGGCACGGCAAGGTGAGAAGGTCGACTTTAACAGCGCGGACGCCACCTTGCTCGCCTTCATCGCCGCGGGAGCACTCTTATCACGGAGCTGGGACGCCGAATTTGCCTCTGCGGTGCTGCACCGAGCCGAGTTCACCATCTCACGGTTCTTAACGAATGATCAGGCCCGATTAAACGGTCCGCCCGTGCTCCATCCAAACGGGCTCCTTTCGGTCGTGCCCTGGCATTCGTGGACCGATTCGAGTCGTATGACGGAGTTCAAGGGGCGGAAACAGGCCGTCTCGGTTCGTATACCTGATTCGTGGCTTGCCGATCTGGAAGACGAAACGGCGGTGAACAAACCGCTCTATTATCTGCCGGAGATCAACGCCCAGTGGATCACGATGCTGCGTTACTGCGTGACGATCGCCCATAAGACCGGAACTGATCCCGGGGCATGGTTACTGCACCGGGAACAAGCGAAGGCTGCCTATAAAACGGTATTCTGGGACCCGGCCACGCATTTCCTGCACAACGTGGTCACGATACAAGCTAAGAAGGACAAAACGCCGGGCTCACCTGCGGTCGTTGCCATGGCATTGCTGCTGGACGAGGCGATCTTCTCACCGCACGAGGTGGTTCAGTTCATCGCGGTGGCGAAGGCGCACCTGCTCGTCGAGCGGCAGGGCCGTCCGTTTGGTATCCTGGTAAAGCATTCGCCGAAACGGACCTACTACGGCGATGAGGAATACCACGAGGCGGTGATCTGGCCGCGTGATACGCCATACCTCATACGGCTGCTGCAATGGTGCGGCGAGTCGGAGCGTGAAACGGTATCGGGGCTGCTGCAGAGCAACCTGGCGCATCAAATGGACGAGGGGTTTGTCTTTTACACTAGCGAACTCTTCAGTCCCGATGAGGGCGCGATGACGCCGGTGAAGAACCCGATCCAGTTCTGGTCGCAGTGGGTTGACCCGTTTCTGGAGCGATGAATCACCGCATCCTGGGGAAAGTACGTGCGGTACGGTACGGTGCAGCACGGCACGGTACGGTACGGTGATTGGTCAGAATCCGGCGCGCCCGTGCGAAGATTATATGTGCTGAGGCATCAGTATTAAGTGGAGTTTTTCTAACTATGCCACAATGTAACACGGAAGCGCTTCATCGCTATCTGGTCAGTGAGATCTTTCCCCAGATCGCGCCGCCGCCCTATGGGCATATAGAAATCCAGCGGCTCATAAAAGAGAAGCCCGTCTACCTCTTCCACGAACGGAAGCGCGGGATTCGAGTCATCGGAAAGTTCTTCGAATCCGATCATGTCCCCCGTCAGGAGGCGTGGCGGTACGCGAAACAGAGCTATGCGAACTTGAAGCACGTGCGTGAGGACTTCGGCATGGATAATGGTCGGTATCGAGTCGTCGCGCCACTGGGCCTGAAGCGGGAGCTCGCAGCGCTGCTCGTAACGGAGCTGGCACCGGGTAAGCTCCTCGACCATTATATTGCCCGGGCCTGCTATGATGGACAGTCCGACCGGCTCTTCGAGAAGCTGAGCTGCCTGGCCGGGTTCTTCACGACGCTCCACCGGACGAGTGAGACGCAGAGACACGTATCGCCGGCGCTCGCCCAGCAGTATCTTGACAAGGTGCTGAAGTCATTACAGCACGGTCCGCTCAGGCCGTCCGATAGAGATACGATCAAGAAGCACGCAGCGCGGTGGTGGACGGCGAGCGAGATTTTCACCGATCACGAGGTGACCGTGCACGGTGACGCAACGCCCACAAACTTCTTCTTCCACCATCAGGAGGTCGTTGG
Proteins encoded:
- a CDS encoding aminoglycoside phosphotransferase family protein; its protein translation is MPQCNTEALHRYLVSEIFPQIAPPPYGHIEIQRLIKEKPVYLFHERKRGIRVIGKFFESDHVPRQEAWRYAKQSYANLKHVREDFGMDNGRYRVVAPLGLKRELAALLVTELAPGKLLDHYIARACYDGQSDRLFEKLSCLAGFFTTLHRTSETQRHVSPALAQQYLDKVLKSLQHGPLRPSDRDTIKKHAARWWTASEIFTDHEVTVHGDATPTNFFFHHQEVVGIDLEKLKPADRCWDLGFFAAELKHHFMWRLGDRWAAEPFIGHFLWVYAVTLGDPQFFYTITRKLPLYMSLGLLRIARNTWLDEPYRSSLLQEARRCLKYGL
- a CDS encoding glucose-6-phosphate isomerase, whose product is MKESWDEFTFGDRTFTPVVRTLGELQEVLYDQGFLVTASMEMVPLYYMFREVAKNDADAQQIAALGLRYDITIIPPMKLGLEFVKTAGHYHPCVPGSKLTYPEIYEVLEGEAHYLLQKREMAESGGEAITDVMVIQARRGDKVIIPPNYGHVTINPSKTTLKMANWVARSFSSIYEPYKERGGAAYFELTSRKFVRNDRYEAVPAIRFLRPAATWLEEVGLSTVIPMYELLREPAKLEFLLKPEVWFR